Proteins co-encoded in one Methylobacterium sp. WL1 genomic window:
- a CDS encoding PepSY-associated TM helix domain-containing protein, producing MRNSFRQSMAWLHAWSGLIVGWVLFAVFVTGTASYYRPEISRWMRPELRADAVIGPDATAAAVQRGVAYLQAEAGGARAWFITPPRPDLPLLEVLWRTGPGQPPKRVFLDPETGTPAALRDTRGGDFLYRFHFELNMAPLWGRWVVGICAMIMLMALISGIITHRRIFADFFTFRRDKSAQRGWLDAHNVTGVLALPFHLMITYTGLVTLSFMYMPWGMNAVYHGDTQRFFAEAGQITAPRPAAGRPGTLAPVGPMVARALETVHEPLERISVVNPKDANATVVVVFEEPHGLSHEHPQVAFDGTTGAVLEVRAGGLKPAAKTFTTMVGLHEAHFAGPGLRVLFFLCGLAGSAMVATGLMLWSVARLPKMAGTALHPGLRLVQGLNIATIAGLPAAIAAYFLANRILPVDLPDRALWEIRGFFGVWVLIGLVGMLRPQRRAWPAVLSAAAALYAAAAVADGWRMQRAYGAGDPVDPLFVGVDLVLLGLAALLLFAAGKAARYDGPRSSRARGANRQAFSGTAAE from the coding sequence ATGCGCAACAGCTTCCGGCAGTCGATGGCGTGGCTGCACGCCTGGTCCGGCCTGATCGTCGGCTGGGTGCTGTTCGCGGTCTTCGTCACCGGAACCGCGAGCTATTACCGGCCCGAGATCTCGCGCTGGATGCGGCCCGAGCTCCGCGCCGATGCCGTGATCGGCCCGGACGCGACGGCCGCAGCGGTGCAGCGCGGCGTCGCCTACCTGCAGGCTGAGGCGGGCGGCGCGCGGGCGTGGTTCATCACGCCACCGCGCCCGGACCTGCCCCTGCTCGAAGTGCTCTGGCGCACCGGGCCGGGGCAGCCGCCGAAGCGGGTGTTCCTCGATCCGGAGACCGGGACGCCGGCCGCCCTGCGCGACACCCGCGGCGGGGATTTCCTCTACCGGTTCCACTTCGAGCTGAACATGGCGCCCCTCTGGGGCCGGTGGGTCGTCGGCATCTGCGCGATGATCATGCTGATGGCGCTGATCTCGGGCATCATCACCCATCGGCGGATCTTCGCCGACTTCTTCACCTTCCGGCGGGACAAGTCCGCCCAGCGCGGCTGGCTCGACGCCCACAACGTCACGGGCGTGCTCGCCCTGCCGTTCCACCTGATGATCACCTATACGGGGCTCGTCACGCTGTCGTTCATGTACATGCCGTGGGGCATGAACGCGGTCTATCACGGCGACACGCAGCGCTTCTTCGCCGAAGCCGGCCAGATCACCGCGCCGCGCCCGGCCGCGGGCCGGCCCGGTACCCTCGCGCCCGTCGGGCCGATGGTGGCGCGCGCGCTGGAGACGGTCCACGAGCCCCTGGAGCGGATTTCGGTCGTCAACCCGAAGGACGCGAACGCCACCGTGGTGGTCGTGTTCGAGGAGCCGCACGGCCTCTCGCACGAGCATCCGCAGGTCGCCTTCGACGGCACCACCGGCGCCGTCCTGGAGGTCCGGGCGGGCGGGTTGAAGCCGGCGGCCAAGACCTTCACCACCATGGTCGGCCTGCACGAGGCGCATTTCGCCGGTCCGGGCCTCCGCGTCCTGTTCTTCCTGTGCGGGCTCGCCGGCAGCGCCATGGTGGCCACGGGGCTGATGCTGTGGTCGGTGGCACGCCTGCCCAAAATGGCCGGGACCGCCCTGCATCCGGGCCTACGCCTGGTCCAGGGTCTGAACATCGCGACGATCGCCGGGCTGCCGGCCGCGATCGCGGCCTATTTCCTCGCCAACCGGATCCTGCCGGTGGATCTGCCGGACCGGGCGCTCTGGGAGATCCGCGGGTTCTTCGGCGTTTGGGTGCTGATCGGGCTGGTCGGAATGCTGCGGCCGCAGCGCCGGGCCTGGCCCGCGGTGCTGAGCGCGGCCGCCGCCCTGTACGCGGCGGCCGCCGTGGCCGATGGCTGGCGGATGCAGCGGGCCTACGGCGCGGGCGATCCGGTCGATCCGCTGTTCGTCGGGGTCGATCTCGTCCTGCTCGGTCTCGCAGCCCTCCTGTTGTTCGCAGCCGGCAAGGCTGCCCGCTACGACGGCCCCCGGTCGTCGCGCGCGCGCGGCGCGAACCGGCAGGCCTTCAGCGGGACCGCCGCCGAATAG